In the genome of Daucus carota subsp. sativus chromosome 9, DH1 v3.0, whole genome shotgun sequence, the window acttataaacaaaaaattagtGTTAAAAGTGCTTTAGAAATAACGTTTTACAAAATTTTGAGGATATTAGTTTATGTTCTGTTTATCATTATAGCTGTATTGTGATTTAAAACTTCCAAGTTTAATGACCATGTGTGATGGTATATTACATTCAAGTGATATTATGAGGCTTATGCTCTCATTTCAAGAAAGGATGGGAGCTTGATTAAACATGAGGACATTTGGGTGTTTAATTTGggaaattttgaatttgatgAACATTTGGTGATTCATTTTGAAACTTTTGAATTTCAAGTATGAAGAATAGGTACttcatttcaaaaattttgaatttgaagtATGAATCTGAATTGTGCAAGAAGCATTCTGTGGATGTAAACTATAACATTCGCAGGTTCTAAATGCAGCAATGCTATACTGGCCAATGACAAATGTGTTATATGTTGAGGGTTATGCTCTTGATAGATTTGCAGAAGGCTTATGGGGACTACAACCAGTTCACCAAAATAGAGTATGCTTCAAACACTATCTTGAttcttgttgcttcattatttatatttaggaATATACATATACAGTTGTCATGCCTGCTGACTTGTATATGACTTGCAGGTCGGATTGGTTCTTGATGCTGGGATAGAGAAAGAGCTTCTTCTTCGACATCTACAAGTGGTTGATGCAGCTAGGGCTTCTCTTGGCTTGCCTGTTGTTGAATACGCTGTCACTGATACCCCTTTGCAGGTATCACAAATATATTCCATACATAAATGTGGCATAAGTAGCTGCTTAACCCACAGAAGTTGATGACCATCGAATTATAGAGTGGTCTCTTGAAGGAAAATTCTGATGTATGCAATTTGCTTGTCATTGCTCATAAGCTTACGATAGATAATGCAAGTAAGTGAGGGGTAAATTAGAGAACTACTTTATTAAAATGAGACAATATTAAATCCAGAAGCCTGATAGATATAATgatatatgttttgttttacATTTGAGTCTATTGGAACATTAGAAAGTTTATCCAGAATTTATTTGGTAGCTTGATTGGAGGTGATCAGTGGTAGTCTTCTTGCTTGATTTCTTTTGTCTTTGGCTAATCAAGTGGTGTgtttatttcatataaaataaacaaaattagtggagTCCTAAGCTTTAAGCTCCAACAGGCTCCGCGACAGTACCTACCAGATGTTGTACTTAAATATATCTCCCTACAGGTGGAGAAGTGGGTCGATCCAAAAAGCGGCCAATCAACAGGGAGGATACAACATCCTGATTCCCTACTAAGAGCTGTACAAACATTGATTGACCGGTCAATGGTGAATGCTGTTGCAGTTGTGGCGCGGTTCCCAGATGATGAATTTGAAGACACAGATGATTATCGACAAGGAATAGTAAGATGATTAAGTGGATaagcacttttttttttatccagAACAGTTTATTTGACATGAACCAACTATCATTTCTTTAATTTAATCACCTTCTTATTGTGTcctctattattatttattattttgttgcaCAATTGCCTTCGGTGATGATTCAGATGTGCTGGAATCTTATTAGACTTGGATTCAAATACACTATCCTTAAGATGTCAACAACGTAGTAGTATTCTTTTATTGAATCTTAAATGACCAGTTCTGGGATTTTGCGAAATGCTTTTGTGAAGACCCTGCATATATTCTGGTTTATATTAGTGGAAGAAAAAGCTTATACCTCTTAACAATACAGTTTCTTCGTCCGATAGTATGATCTCATCTTATATTACACTTGATTGTTAAGTTGCTATGATAAATGCTTTACATTAGTAGGTTTTGTATCAAACTTCTAGATACTTGTGTTAAGCTTATATACTGTAGCATTCCTCTGTCTCCACTATGATCATATCTTGTTGCATAAACTTATTATActtcatataataatataatggtGTTTCCTCTTCAGGGAATTGATCTTTTAGCTGGAGTGGAGGCGGTTATTAGCCATATGGTAGTGAAGAATTTCGGAATCCCCTGTGCACATGCTCCTGCTTTATTACCTATGCCTTTAAGCACGCCAGTTAGCCCAAAAGCAGCTGCTGAAGAGGTGAGTGCAATCTTTCTGGAAAGCAAAGGATAAATTTTTCCATGTGATTGTTATCATGAATCATCTTGCTtctataaaatttaaacaagcAATAAGCTCAGTTTACAAAAGTGGTTGATTTATAATGGGTTGGAAGCCAACTCTTTTCTTTATAGAAAAACCAAATCTTTCTATAGCAGCTAATGACTTGTTTATTCTACTTCGCTAAGGGGAATATCTCAAACCTAAACACTCGGTCTCCCCCAGACTCCCCAAGGCCAACCCACCaaattaaaaaagaagaagaagaagaagaaagaatccCCTTTCTTTTACCTAAACACCATCATGTTGTTGGTACTTGGTTTGAAATGTCTTATGGGTCTGAATGCAAAATAGTAGATTTTGACATTGTTTTGCTGAGAGACTCGAATCAGTAGACATCGGTGGAAACCTTTTTGCATTTGTAGGAAGGCGGATTCCTTCAAGTAATTTGTTTCTCTTGTAAACTGAGgttgattaatatatattgtaatgGATACTTCAGTGCAAAAAGAGGTTAGTGGCTGTAATTAGATTTTGGTTTAGGTCCACTTTCAATTTATGCTAGTTACAATGATACAAACCTTTTTTTTGATTGTATTTTTTTGAAGGTAAACGTGGATAATTTATAATTCTAGTTAGTAATTATGCACAGATTTGGCCGACTAAAATTCCCTGCCCTCCCTTCAGTGGGGATATCTTCTAAGATTCTGAACCTCCTTTTTGGTTACTTATTTTAGTTTCTTATTGAAAGTTCTGTAGCTGCTGAGTATATTCTGTGCATATGTTTATTTCAAGATCCTAGATTTTTCTATGctttttgaacaaaaaaaaaaagtatttatcTATGTTCTGTCATGTGGCTGGTTTTAGTTGTTATAGTTATCCTCGGGTAAGCACTGCAGTAGGTATAATAGTTGGATATTTTAGTGTGGCAAGAAGAGTCACTTCTTGCAATTTGCAAATTGCTGTGGGCTTTGTATCTGTAGATGGAATCATGTAAAATGTGCTTTATCCTGGTGCATGgttttaattatgaataaaacaTTGCTTTTCTGTCAAGAAAATGTCCTAACAATGCACAAATGCCTCAGCTTTAATATCTTATCACCATTCATCAGATATACAACAATGTGGAACTGTGCACGGCAGTAGAGTACTAATTCTGCAGCCCCATTGGAGAAAAAAAGTTATTGTTTTCTTGTTAGTTCATGTGTGTTCGACTTGTCATTTTTTCCCTCCCTAAATCTCTTCCTTGTTTTGTTCATTTTATCTGACTCATTACACTATGCAGATTGGGTACACATTTTTACCCTGTGTCCTTGCTGGGCTAAGTAATGCACCACAGTATGTGGTCGATCAGCGGGAAAGGGATTGCATATTGGCAAGTGATGTTGATAGTGTCATACTTCCTCTAGATGCTTGTGGAGGAGACGGGGCTCTTGCATTTGCAAATCGCAAAAGGAACAAGGTACATACTAATGTAGCTAGTAGTATTAGGTGGTCAGCTGCTATTTATCGGTTATAAGTATATATGTTGGATTTTGTGCAGCCACTCATAATCGCAGTGGAAGAGAATACAACAGTTCTGAATGACACACCAGCTAAACTCGGAATAGAGGCAGTATGTTTCATAAAGACTTTTCGTGTTATATCCCCTCTTCATTAAATTCAAGACTaaagttagaatttaataaatttgctttgTAAAGTTGGGGGAATGTCTGTTTCAGGTAACAGTTTCCAACTACTGGGAAGCCATAGGTGTCGTTGCAGCTCATAAGGCCGGAGTAGATCCATACTCTCTTCGCAAGAACAGAATCAAAAACATTCAACACAAGTCTTCGATTACTTCCAATGGCCATACTGTCGCCATAGCCAGATAGTATGTGCACTCATATTCTTTTGATTAgattcttaaaataatttggatttaaaTTTGTTACGAGAAATTCGTCTATAATGCAGAACATCGTAGCATTTTTGTCCTGTTACCTTGAATTTAGGGATGGATGAATGGTCAAGTTATAAGCCTCatctgaaatttgaattttcatgTTAGACGACTCAACCACCTGGTATTATTTGTCAGCGATATCAATCATGACCCGAACCTGCACCTAaatttatcgagacaaactttAAAAGTTATTTGAAAGTTATCTGATTAatccgaaattagaatttcacttttaaaaacttaaattttaatttttttttaaaattttaatgattttagcTTGATCAGAAATGGACGAGCACGAAGAAGTACCATCAGTTATCCAAAATCATCGTAAATTGCCGTTAGGACTTAACTTTTGGTGCGAACAAGTCGCTCGTGTGCTCTACCAATAGCGTAGCAAGTCATCACTTCCTCCTATACACTAAATCGGACCATTGAATTATCTGTGTTTTTTCCTCCGAAACGTGCACATGTTCGTTTCAACCATTAATAGagtgatttgattgattgattgtaaAGCTACCAGCAAGTAGCAAGACGTTTGGACCGCTTGCACAGATATTTTACGATGATTATATCGAACCTTTTTTATAAACCTTTTCAGAAAAGATTAATCAATTAATGATATGAGACCTCTCTTtcaattttagtttatatttattaataagttacaATCTcacaatagaaaatttattcaaTTAGTGACGTGAAGTCCTTCTTTTGATTTTAACTGATAAGTGTTTCTTTCGGATTTAATCcaaatttatcaataaattacaatctcataaaaatgaaattaaaaatataattattagcaTGTACCGAAACATTCATAACAAAATGTGGTCATTTTAAACACTCCAACGAAACTCCTGTTGTACAACTTACGTGTATCTTATCTTTAATGCAGAAGAATCATGATGCCAAATACTCcgtccgtccccctcaattgtttacattgaaaGGGGACATGGAGACCAagataatgtataaaaaattagtaaagttagatgaaaagtgggtaaagtggtgggacctatcaatatttaataataaatttgagatattggaagaaagtagtgggtgtaatagtagtttttattgttaaatatgagatagtaggggaaaatagaaagaagagtgggtgaagtggtggtatctattgatttttaatatatataaaaaagagatagtggagtaaaaagagtgtgaaaaaaaaaagaaaaaactgaaAAGTGGTGGGacttattaactattttagaaagttttgtaatgtaaaaaaaatgagtgggatgacttaaaaataaaattgttaagaatctggtgggatggaaggaacagtagaatTGTGTGAATATGCATGTGGGCATTTATTTATTGACTTTTTCTTTCTACGTACTTTTACCAAATTGTTTGTTTACGAAATTCAATTCTCGTACAAAAATATACCAACTGAGATAAACTCGTGACGATTAGTTAGTACTAGTATGATTCGAGATAGTCGCCGTGAGTTCCAAATTGATCAGCGGATTTCAACATGACTTTATTTGCCGAAGTCGTATAATTTATAGTatttaataatcatattttactAATATTCTACatgactaatttttatttttgtatttcttAGTTCTGATAGTTCGTTAGATTCAACTTTGATTAGCGTAAAACTAGTCAAGAACTGatgcatatatattattataaatgttGAAACTAATATGCAAAATTTCTCGAATTCACGTACAGTTTCACACCGTGATTACCGCAATTCATATTATATtaagaaatttatatttatatatgattgctTCATTATCATCTACTTTTAACTTTCACCACTCATCATATCCACTTTTCCATTGAACGAGGAGCTGGGTCATTTGAAAATGGAGCAATGACAAAGTTACGGTCGTAAGTAACTCGTAATAGTGGCGTGATTAATGATAATCTCATGATTAATGATTTAGTAATAACTGAAAGACGAGGGTGTGAATTCCACAGAGGAGAGTTCACACCTTACTTTTCCAATAtatgttatactccctccgtccccttttacttgtcccttttgaaaaaataacgcatcttaagaaaatgttaggtggatatcttgttttcatacatatccctaataaatgtgatgaattagatagagttgtgtatatatatactccctccttcccatattaatagtccactttgtcaaaaaaaaatttcccatattatttgtccatcttctttgtccaatacaaattataacaagtttcaatgttaacatTACTAGTTCACACAATTTTCATCATTTACGATGCAAATTATGTTGACTTTTAAtcaaaatgaatgaaaacttAGTACTTCTTAATGCATGGCAATGATAACAACATAATACATTTAATACTTCTTAATTTGTGTGATTTATgcaaagtggacaattaaaatgggaaggagggagtatatgctagtcaaacattggaagttgttacattttgaaaaaacatacaaaaagttgctttgaaaagagaagtggacaagtaatttgggacaaaaaaaattttcaaaagggacatgtaaaaagggacggagggagtattattcttCTGGAGTAGACTATactcaattttattatttatttttatgtaattcTAGAAATCGGAAAagttaattttgtaaataattaatttttaattatatgcaATTTTCAGGTAACATTCAATCAATTTGACCAGAGAATTGGTATAACATCATAGTTAATTTGAAATAGATGGaatattagttaaaattttatctgAATTTGAGtagtttttttgtatttttctattatttctCTTCATAAATTAAACGATGCTATATTACTTTTCTTAAATTTGTAGGAACATATTGATGATACCCTTGCGTCCATTTATTTTTGAATCCATGTATTAATCATTTATGAATGCCAtgatttgaataaatatatgtatcttTTACTGATTtactgtatatataaatatatatatcttttcctcatttattgtatataaaaataatatgaatacCATGAGCCCatgatttgaatataaataaattcttcataataattaaaaggAGTTCCACCTTTTAGACCTTCACATTTAGAATCTCAATCTTCAAGGGCAGGTTCTGTACATGGTCCTGGCCTGAGAGCTGATATTTGCCTTGGTATAAATTTGACAACTAAACTCACAAAATTCTACTACAATTATTGAAACTCAGTTCATATACACTTTCTAATAAATCAGATAAACTAAAAATCCAAAACTAAATCgcaataatttttttagcaaTATTAGAAATTGAAAACACAtgtcaaatatcaaaagaaacaagcACGCAGTAACCTCACAACTCACAACTTTACGgctctattattttttatataaaaaacaagaaacctcaaaattttgttaaaattaggGGAAAGAAACGTTCAAGCACTTTTCTTAAAACACTAGATTTATTCAACCGCATGCACTCCTTATTTGACCTATCTACTCGCATCAACATCATCAATTTACGTACCCATGTAACCATCTCTATAAATGTTTATTTATATCCCCTTTTTACTTCATTCATTTCCTACACACTAAAAGGAAAGCAAAGAAAATTTATCCATCCTCGAGATTTTAGCAGAACTGGTCAGTTAACGAGAGTTATGGGTAACACCTTGGGAGGGAAGAAGACAACAAAGGTGATGAAGATCAACGGAGAAACAATCAAGTTAAAAACTCCGATTCAAGCCGGAGAAGTAACGAAAGACTATCCAGGCTTCGTTTTGTTAGAATCGGAGGCGGTTAAGCATTTCGGCATTCGAGCAAAGCCGTTAGGTATTTATCAAGAACTTAAGCCTAGAAGGCTTTATTTTCTTGTAGAGCTACCGAAGTTTCCGGAAGAAAAAGCGCCTAGAAAGATTAGGTCAGGGATCAACATGAGTGCTAAAGAGAGGCTGGATAGCTTAATGCTGGCGAGGCGCTCGGTCTCGGATCTTTCGTTGTTGAAGCCCAAGAGCAGTATGGTTGAGGAGGTTTCGAAAGAAAGTGTCGAAAATGATTCGAAAATGTTGAAGATTAAGATTAAGTTGCCGAAGGCAGAGGTGGAGAAGTTGATGAGGGAGAGTAAGAGTGAAGCTGAGGCTGCGGAGAAGATTATGGAATTGTATAAGAGGATTAGTGCAAGTGTAGTGGAGGGGAAGGAGGTTCAGGAACATGGTTCGTCGGGGGCTCGTCGAGAAGTGCGGTGGAATGAGGGTGGTCTAGGAAGGATTAGTGGGGCAGTGAAGGCGCGTGAGGTACTCAACTTGCTTCATTTTGTGATTATTAAGtgaattgttattatttttaaattttttggataAAATCGGCTTTAATTTTGTGGCATGTTGGCAGCAAGGTCTAGTTGCGTTAATTAAAGTACCTCTTGTCCTGCATCATAACCATCATGTTTGACCCTTTTCTCCCTTTTGTGCATCTTCCATTTTCTCATTGACTTTATTGTTGGCCTCTCGTCAagtaatattttctaatattacgggtatatttataatcatttttagttAGTTGTCGAATGTTTATTGATTCCGAATGGTCCTCGCATGCAAAAACATTTTGTAAGATGTTTAACTTTTTTCACGTCTATATAAATTCTAAGTTTGGTAGTTTATATTTACAGAGGAGAGTTGGATTCATGGCCATCAACGAGGGAGAGACTCAAGTGGCAGTGGCTTGATATAAAATGAAAGCTGGAGGAATCGTATTCTAGACAGTCAATTCTATCTCTCCAACTTTCGGCAGAGTTCTCAGAATCAAGAAAATGCACTAGCTTTATTATTGTAACAAATCGTGGAGGAAAGTGAGGGGCATTAGTTAATCAACTTGAATCTGGGATATGTATTGACTTTTAGCTAGCTTTAGGGGATTATCAGCGAATGTAAATTATGAAAACACATCATGTGAACGCTTTCTTACTTTCTTCATTTACATTTCCTTGTCACAAGCTGATCAAACAATAGAGTAAAGTTCCATCATAATCCTTTAAAGATAAAAGTTTCgattgaaaacaaatttaatagatGGGGTGGAAATTGGAATAGGAATGAAGAGTGTCCCAACATTCCGTAAAGAGTCATTTACTTCGAAGTGGATTGAGTTTTCGATTCTCACTAACGGAACTCACTCATCATGAATAAATGACAATAGTCAGTCTTTGAGCTTTtataaagaaaatcaaaatcgaCACTTATTTCAAAACCTGATTGTTATTGATCTTTCCCATTTGCTATAtggaatatttttaataaaatgattctCTTGCGCATAGTGCTTATCCTcaagttttctttttctgtcAACACTTATCCTCAAAGTTTTAGTTACATTAGAAATATCTTGCGTCTGGAAATATCCTATTTCATTCTTTGTAGATGATAaggtgagattttttttttctttctttgtaaATGATAAGGGTTGAATATATTCGAACGTCGAAATTGAACCGGATACATGTCAAAGAGTATCTAGATCTAAACATGTTAGTCGAATCAGGTGGTGTTTCAAAAATATCAAGACTACATGATACAAAAGTTCCTGCCTCAATCCCTTTTCAAAAGTT includes:
- the LOC108200714 gene encoding uncharacterized protein LOC108200714 → MALLPHPTALTSVAGQTLAGKTKPKRSKSNQFKPKCSLSTPQVSRSVGRRGYTSVMIVPTGVGASIGGFAGDALPVARTLSSVVDCLITHPNVLNAAMLYWPMTNVLYVEGYALDRFAEGLWGLQPVHQNRVGLVLDAGIEKELLLRHLQVVDAARASLGLPVVEYAVTDTPLQVEKWVDPKSGQSTGRIQHPDSLLRAVQTLIDRSMVNAVAVVARFPDDEFEDTDDYRQGIGIDLLAGVEAVISHMVVKNFGIPCAHAPALLPMPLSTPVSPKAAAEEIGYTFLPCVLAGLSNAPQYVVDQRERDCILASDVDSVILPLDACGGDGALAFANRKRNKPLIIAVEENTTVLNDTPAKLGIEAVTVSNYWEAIGVVAAHKAGVDPYSLRKNRIKNIQHKSSITSNGHTVAIAR
- the LOC108200599 gene encoding uncharacterized protein At1g66480, which codes for MGNTLGGKKTTKVMKINGETIKLKTPIQAGEVTKDYPGFVLLESEAVKHFGIRAKPLGIYQELKPRRLYFLVELPKFPEEKAPRKIRSGINMSAKERLDSLMLARRSVSDLSLLKPKSSMVEEVSKESVENDSKMLKIKIKLPKAEVEKLMRESKSEAEAAEKIMELYKRISASVVEGKEVQEHGSSGARREVRWNEGGLGRISGAVKARERRVGFMAINEGETQVAVA